A stretch of Methanobrevibacter sp. YE315 DNA encodes these proteins:
- a CDS encoding phage terminase large subunit, with protein MYNENDEFYLDARDKAILQKCVYENPYIPFNPFPKQAEMILATEKEVLIGGAAGGSKSTSLLMRALFYVQDDANEYHALILRRTLSDLKRKGALIHKASQWLNRKEIQRDPAIRPKWDGTEHSWTFPNGNSLTFGYLRNINDLDTYQGSEYQFIGIDELTQLERFKYIYMRSRVRKTKDNKLPTQLMCSSNPGKRGNKWVRERFIEKIDTDIQDKSQIRFISSSYLDNIYLDRKDYEEYLMGLDRVTREQLMNGNWYASVKGQLFDESDFHIISHDEYMKIPIIRIIRYWDLAATEVLNDDKLRGSDPDYTAGVLLAKDLSGNIYILDSYEFQLESRNLINEILNTAARDKSDVQYIELDGSTGKNFGLLIIDELNRRGFTTGAGNSRENKIDRARRVSADIQKNGIFLVGKDRTGFTKKWAMEFLEKITAYPNEAIHDDCVVAFTGGYEKIVSEVQTQRVNVDRWYST; from the coding sequence ATGTACAATGAAAATGATGAATTCTATTTAGATGCTAGAGATAAAGCTATTCTTCAGAAATGCGTATATGAAAATCCATACATACCATTCAATCCATTTCCAAAGCAGGCTGAGATGATACTGGCCACAGAAAAAGAAGTCTTGATTGGGGGTGCTGCAGGAGGTTCCAAATCAACAAGTCTGTTAATGAGAGCATTGTTCTATGTTCAGGATGATGCCAATGAATACCATGCGTTAATCTTGAGACGTACATTATCTGACTTGAAGCGTAAAGGAGCTTTAATTCACAAAGCTAGTCAATGGCTTAACAGAAAAGAGATTCAAAGAGACCCAGCTATTAGGCCAAAGTGGGATGGAACAGAACATTCATGGACATTTCCAAACGGTAATTCATTAACATTTGGATATTTACGTAACATTAATGACTTGGATACATATCAAGGTTCAGAATATCAATTCATTGGAATTGATGAGCTAACACAACTTGAAAGATTCAAATATATCTATATGAGGTCAAGGGTAAGGAAAACTAAGGACAATAAACTTCCTACACAGTTAATGTGCTCTAGTAATCCTGGTAAGCGTGGAAACAAATGGGTACGTGAAAGATTCATAGAAAAAATAGACACTGACATTCAGGACAAATCACAAATAAGATTCATCAGTTCCAGCTATTTGGATAATATCTATTTGGATAGAAAAGACTATGAAGAATACTTAATGGGATTGGATAGAGTCACAAGAGAACAGTTAATGAACGGTAACTGGTATGCTTCAGTTAAAGGTCAGCTATTTGATGAATCAGACTTCCACATAATCTCTCATGATGAATACATGAAAATACCAATCATAAGAATTATTAGGTATTGGGATCTTGCTGCAACTGAAGTGCTGAATGATGATAAACTGAGAGGAAGTGACCCAGATTATACTGCGGGAGTATTGCTAGCTAAAGATCTATCTGGAAATATTTACATCTTAGATTCATATGAATTTCAGCTTGAGTCACGAAATTTGATCAATGAAATTCTCAATACTGCAGCACGTGACAAGTCAGATGTGCAATATATTGAACTCGATGGAAGTACGGGTAAAAACTTTGGATTACTGATAATTGATGAGTTAAACCGAAGAGGGTTCACTACAGGTGCTGGTAACTCAAGAGAAAATAAAATTGATAGGGCAAGAAGAGTTTCGGCCGATATTCAAAAGAATGGAATTTTCCTGGTTGGAAAGGATAGGACAGGGTTTACGAAAAAGTGGGCGATGGAATTTTTAGAAAAAATTACAGCTTATCCTAATGAAGCTATTCATGATGATTGTGTGGTAGCGTTTACAGGAGGATATGAAAAAATAGTTTCTGAAGTTCAAACTCAAAGAGTTAATGTTGATAGGTGGTATTCCACATGA
- a CDS encoding zinc ribbon domain-containing protein — translation MQKSINLMEYLDEIIGDIDETLLSTSTVFDNDEPTESVNNDLNSLKEALEEHDKIFLAMGDFGYDDYYEDEPSFIFGEDDVLETSEFADEYYDKYKFSVAGYGIYLDKDLNIEYGYFTISPPPSGHGPGDTTFHDFKDAKDEDIIKAKIYYELRGYDNGETDYAPNIDLSKYDPRNNPFNLKIQELTIPIFWLVQDKSFDNEEKNIILDAVIEYAQRLKGLCIEENSTVANEIVGECPNCGNEISKGTKNMVAIKCSQCGHTFWF, via the coding sequence ATGCAAAAATCAATAAATCTAATGGAATACTTAGATGAAATCATTGGCGATATTGATGAAACTTTATTATCTACTTCTACGGTATTTGATAATGATGAACCTACAGAATCAGTAAATAATGATTTAAATTCTCTTAAAGAAGCATTAGAAGAACATGATAAAATATTTTTAGCAATGGGTGATTTTGGATATGATGACTATTATGAGGACGAACCATCTTTTATATTTGGTGAAGATGATGTTCTTGAGACTTCTGAATTTGCTGATGAATACTACGATAAATATAAATTCAGTGTTGCAGGATATGGAATTTATCTTGATAAGGATTTAAATATAGAATATGGTTATTTTACAATATCACCTCCCCCATCTGGTCATGGACCTGGTGATACAACATTCCACGATTTTAAAGATGCAAAAGATGAAGATATAATTAAAGCAAAAATATATTATGAATTACGAGGGTATGATAATGGGGAAACAGATTATGCTCCTAATATAGATTTAAGTAAATACGATCCTAGAAACAATCCTTTTAACCTAAAAATTCAAGAACTTACAATTCCCATATTTTGGTTAGTACAGGATAAATCCTTTGATAATGAAGAAAAAAATATTATTTTAGATGCAGTAATTGAATATGCACAACGTCTTAAAGGATTATGCATTGAAGAAAATTCTACTGTAGCCAATGAAATTGTTGGAGAATGTCCTAATTGTGGAAATGAAATAAGTAAAGGGACTAAAAACATGGTTGCTATAAAATGTTCTCAATGTGGACATACTTTTTGGTTCTGA
- a CDS encoding site-specific integrase yields MTDINEILIREYVATRGLSQSSYHGMKYTLAHYCRFQGKNLQELLDEADAEEEAGVRWKKTKLKKRLTAYMNYCKETLTLNSAKHYLKLVKQFYHHNDIEIHKLPPFNDKNALMREPITAKDLPTREILQQAVEIAEPLMKALILFLVSSGMSKVDARNLTIQNFLDATKRYHDEDDDIMTAIAKMKEFEGQLIPTWNSRRSKTKKFFITFNTDEATRYIMAYLELRNEKLKDNPENGQTELKPHDKLFKISTHYFTMKFGQLNDALNLGTVGGRPEEGIKGYNRLRGHMLRKYHATNLKKHGMDTYSINVMQGKSNGAVNDVYFFEDEDALFREYIEAIEGVLIMTDVREYNIYSPEYVQMEEENNELRNELTDMRADLDFLKRKYEEGSS; encoded by the coding sequence ATGACAGATATAAATGAAATTTTAATAAGAGAGTATGTAGCCACCCGTGGACTCTCACAGAGTTCATACCATGGCATGAAATACACATTAGCTCATTATTGCAGATTTCAAGGCAAAAATCTACAAGAGCTACTGGATGAAGCAGATGCTGAAGAAGAAGCAGGCGTTCGTTGGAAAAAAACAAAACTCAAAAAAAGATTAACAGCCTACATGAACTACTGCAAAGAAACACTAACATTAAACAGCGCTAAACATTACCTTAAACTGGTTAAACAATTCTATCATCACAACGATATAGAAATACATAAGCTGCCACCTTTCAATGACAAGAATGCATTAATGAGAGAACCTATTACAGCTAAAGATCTTCCAACACGTGAAATATTACAACAAGCTGTTGAAATAGCTGAACCATTGATGAAAGCTTTAATATTATTTTTAGTAAGCAGCGGCATGAGTAAAGTAGATGCAAGAAATCTTACCATACAGAATTTCCTTGATGCAACAAAAAGATATCATGACGAAGATGATGATATAATGACCGCAATAGCCAAAATGAAAGAATTTGAAGGACAGCTGATTCCTACATGGAACAGCAGAAGAAGCAAAACAAAAAAATTCTTCATTACCTTCAATACCGATGAAGCAACACGATACATCATGGCATATCTTGAACTTAGAAATGAAAAGCTAAAAGATAACCCTGAAAATGGCCAAACAGAATTAAAACCTCATGATAAGCTATTTAAAATATCTACACATTACTTTACAATGAAATTCGGCCAATTGAATGATGCTTTAAATTTAGGCACTGTTGGCGGAAGACCTGAGGAAGGCATTAAGGGATATAACCGTTTAAGAGGACACATGCTTCGTAAGTACCATGCAACCAATCTTAAAAAGCATGGAATGGATACATATTCAATCAATGTAATGCAGGGCAAAAGTAACGGTGCTGTCAATGATGTTTACTTTTTTGAGGATGAAGATGCATTATTCCGAGAGTACATTGAAGCTATTGAAGGTGTTTTGATAATGACTGACGTTAGAGAGTACAATATCTATTCACCCGAATATGTTCAAATGGAAGAGGAAAACAATGAATTAAGAAACGAATTGACAGATATGAGAGCCGACCTGGACTTCCTTAAAAGGAAATATGAGGAAGGCTCATCATGA